The Oncorhynchus masou masou isolate Uvic2021 chromosome 6, UVic_Omas_1.1, whole genome shotgun sequence genome has a window encoding:
- the LOC135541384 gene encoding beta-1,3-galactosyl-O-glycosyl-glycoprotein beta-1,6-N-acetylglucosaminyltransferase 7-like codes for MLQLEGTKCSFLFCLGICMFICSVIYLSTKAPTDPQAQHGPLGCRPFSQYCQAFLPSTDGSPAWQRHDCQVESYLLGMGGGGGDLDCSRLVRELHFITSPLSREEEDYPLAFILTVHKELELLVRLLRAIYAPQNVYCIHVDVKAPQEYSEAVDSLVGCFPNVFLVSRSEMVTYAGYSRLQADINCMRDLVASPVPWRKVINLCGQDFPVKSNLELVRYMQSKKWRDRNMTPGIKQPASMRHRTQLRYREIRGFLVAPKRGAPKKGAPPHGVQIYFGTAYYALTRTFVEFVLRSQVSRDLLEWSKDTFSPDEHYWVTLNHIKEAPGSHVDGGWSGEIRAIKWRDQEGMEHNGCKGRYVRDICIYGLEDLQWIINRNSMFANKFESKTFPDALDCLEQWHREKVLQQATVPIQSWWQLATQGNKTGLFNATVGL; via the exons ATGCTCCAGCTGGAAGGCACCAAGTGCAGTTTCCTGTTTTGCCTGGGAATCTGCATGTTCATCTGCTCTGTGATCTACCTGAGTACCAAGGCCCCTACAGATCCCCAGGCTCAGCACGGGCCCTTGGGCTGCAGGCCCTTCTCCCAGTACTGCCAAGCCTTCCTCCCAAGCACTGATGGCTCTCCAGCATGGCAACGCCACGACTGCCAGGTGGAGAGCTATCTTCTGGGTatggggggtggaggtggggaCTTGGACTGCTCCCGCCTGGTGAGGGAGCTCCACTTCATCACCAGCCCGCTGAGTCGTGAGGAGGAAGACTACCCTCTGGCCTTCATCCTCACCGTCCACAAGGAGCTGGAGCTGCTTGTGCGCCTGCTGAGGGCTATCTACGCACCCCAGAATGTCTACTGTATCCATGTGGACGTCAAGGCTCCGCAGGAGTACAGTGAAGCCGTGGATAGCCTGGTGGGCTGCTTCCCCAACGTGTTCCTGGTCAGCCGCAGCGAGATGGTGACCTATGCCGGCTACTCGCGGCTACAGGCTGACATCAACTGTATGAGGGACCTGGTGGCATCTCCGGTGCCCTGGAGGAAGGTGATCAACCTGTGCGGCCAGGACTTCCCAGTCAAGAGCAACCTGGAGCTAGTGCGCTACATGCAGAGCAAGAAGTGGAGGGACAGGAACATGACCCCGGGCATCAAGCAGCCGGCGTCCATGAGGCACCGGACTCAGCTGAGGTACAGGGAGATCAGGGGCTTCCTTGTGGCCCCCAAGCGAGGAGCACCAAAGAAGGGTGCTCCACCCCATGGGGTGCAGATTTACTTTGGAACAGCCTACTACGCGCTAACAAGGACCTTTGTGGAGTTTGTACTGAGAAGTCAGGTGTCCAGGGACTTGCTGGAGTGGTCCAAAGACACATTCAGCCCAGAtgagcactactgggtgacactCAATCACATCAAAG AAGCGCCAGGAAGTCATGTAGACGGAGGTTGGAGCGGCGAGATCCGGGCAATAAAATGGAGAGACCAAGAGGGGATGGAACACAATGGATGCAAAG GTCGTTATGTCAGGGACATCTGCATCTACGGTCTGGAGGATTTGCAGTGGATCATCAACAGAAACAGCATGTTTGCCAACAAGTTTGAGAGCAAGACCTTCCCAGATGCTTTGGACTGCCTGGAGCAGTGGCACAGGGAAAAGGTCCTGCAGCAAGCCACGGTTCCCATTCAGTCATGGTGGCAACTTGCCACGCAAGGCAACAAAACCGGTCTTTTCAACGCCACAGTGGGACTTTGA